One Haloterrigena salifodinae DNA window includes the following coding sequences:
- a CDS encoding methyl-accepting chemotaxis protein codes for MAIETGTPPSIEPGADDDAAAFWRGAFTGLIDVFPEPAFAVDGSGYITRWNDGVEDITGYPASDVVGKHAYDVFGTEGEDETLAEEVIRTGRPIREESIRAAESADGDTVHARALGIPITSEDGDVVGAVEVLTRVTTLIEQQERIKQLQEQMSDEVEGAVAELRDAATNMAENSQEISESAEEQSDSLSEVQGEVSTFSASVEEIASSAEEVSSQSEQAKSLAEESADTAQETLETMDEVAAEADSVADDAGQLAGRIDEIDEIVEIINNIADQTNLLALNANIEAARADGSGNGFAVVANEIKGLAEQSKERADEIEAIVAEIRETALDTVDSVETTNEEIATVVTEIEAVVENQETIRSAIQETNEGITDIAAATDQQAASSEEITGMIDSVAEQSDEVTAAVQSIAAATEEQTMMVENIEDSIEALERDIEDVLN; via the coding sequence ATGGCGATTGAGACAGGAACTCCCCCCAGCATCGAACCCGGAGCGGACGACGACGCGGCCGCCTTCTGGCGAGGCGCGTTCACCGGCCTTATCGACGTGTTTCCGGAGCCGGCGTTCGCCGTCGACGGATCCGGCTACATCACCCGGTGGAACGACGGCGTCGAGGATATCACCGGCTATCCGGCCAGCGACGTCGTGGGGAAACACGCGTACGACGTCTTCGGGACTGAAGGCGAGGACGAGACCCTCGCCGAAGAGGTCATCCGGACCGGACGCCCGATCCGGGAGGAATCGATCCGGGCGGCCGAGAGCGCCGACGGCGATACGGTACACGCCCGTGCGCTCGGCATCCCGATCACGAGCGAGGACGGCGACGTCGTCGGCGCCGTCGAGGTCCTCACCCGCGTGACGACGCTGATCGAACAACAAGAGCGGATCAAGCAGCTTCAAGAACAGATGAGCGACGAGGTCGAGGGCGCCGTCGCGGAACTGCGGGACGCGGCGACGAACATGGCCGAGAACTCCCAGGAGATCAGTGAGTCCGCCGAGGAGCAGTCCGACAGCCTCTCCGAGGTACAAGGCGAGGTGTCGACGTTCAGCGCGTCCGTCGAGGAGATCGCCTCCAGCGCGGAGGAGGTCAGCAGTCAGAGCGAGCAGGCCAAGTCCCTCGCCGAGGAGTCGGCCGACACCGCCCAGGAAACCCTCGAGACGATGGACGAGGTCGCCGCGGAGGCCGACAGCGTCGCCGACGACGCGGGCCAGTTGGCCGGCCGGATCGACGAGATCGACGAGATCGTCGAGATCATCAACAACATCGCCGACCAGACCAACCTGCTCGCGCTCAACGCCAACATCGAGGCGGCCCGCGCCGACGGCTCCGGGAACGGCTTCGCCGTCGTCGCAAACGAGATCAAGGGCCTGGCGGAGCAGTCCAAAGAGCGCGCCGACGAGATCGAAGCCATCGTCGCCGAGATCCGCGAGACGGCGCTAGACACGGTCGACAGCGTCGAGACGACCAACGAGGAGATCGCCACCGTCGTGACGGAAATCGAGGCCGTCGTCGAGAATCAGGAAACCATCCGCAGCGCGATCCAGGAGACCAACGAGGGGATCACGGACATCGCCGCTGCGACGGACCAACAGGCCGCGAGTTCGGAGGAGATCACCGGCATGATCGACTCGGTCGCCGAGCAGAGCGACGAGGTCACGGCCGCGGTACAGAGCATCGCGGCCGCCACCGAAGAGCAGACGATGATGGTCGAGAACATCGAAGACAGTATCGAGGCCCTCGAGCGGGACATCGAGGACGTTCTCAACTGA
- a CDS encoding class I SAM-dependent methyltransferase yields MTDERERWNERYGDVEFELPDKPIPVLERRIATLPEGRALDVATGTGRNALFLAEHGYEVDAIDISDAAIERARDRADERGLEVNWRRADLADVELPTDEYDVLTVSFFAALERLPDLKDALAPGGVLIYEHHLRSSDPVEVGPSSERFRYRSNDLLRACLDLTILAYAERRRPVAGGTAAVATLVARNSRDGTQSYPTLEE; encoded by the coding sequence ATGACTGACGAGCGCGAGCGGTGGAACGAGCGGTACGGCGACGTCGAGTTCGAACTCCCCGACAAGCCGATTCCGGTACTCGAGCGGCGGATCGCCACGCTGCCCGAGGGGCGCGCGCTCGACGTCGCGACCGGGACCGGACGGAACGCGCTCTTTCTCGCCGAGCACGGGTACGAGGTCGACGCGATCGACATCTCCGACGCGGCGATCGAGCGGGCGCGAGACCGAGCCGACGAGCGCGGCCTCGAGGTGAACTGGCGGCGAGCAGACCTGGCCGACGTCGAACTCCCGACCGACGAATACGACGTGCTCACCGTGAGCTTCTTCGCCGCGCTCGAGCGCCTGCCCGATCTCAAGGACGCGCTGGCGCCCGGCGGCGTCCTCATTTACGAACACCACCTCCGCTCTTCCGATCCGGTCGAGGTCGGCCCCTCGAGCGAGCGCTTCCGGTACCGATCGAACGACCTCCTGCGGGCGTGTCTCGACCTGACGATTCTCGCCTACGCGGAGCGGCGGCGGCCCGTCGCGGGCGGGACGGCCGCGGTGGCGACGCTGGTCGCGCGCAATTCCCGGGACGGCACTCAGTCGTATCCGACGCTCGAGGAGTAA
- a CDS encoding TlpA family protein disulfide reductase, which yields MNRRELLAGLGSAGALAGAGTLLRVGPPSFGADGPEMSDGDESLEVETIDARGSEAGTVRVPTDAVVLVTFFVTGCGNCQAQIPELAAARDRLRERRGDAVRFVAATYQRSETLSPAALREWWATHGGDWAVGYDAGLAEAYGVVGYPTTILVDPNGEKRWHETAVLDHETIVRDVDAELEARDSDGDRGEEDPSDETTGESTASRIDVSGP from the coding sequence ATGAACAGGCGCGAACTCCTCGCCGGCCTCGGAAGCGCGGGCGCCCTCGCCGGCGCCGGGACCCTGCTGCGAGTCGGACCGCCGTCGTTCGGCGCCGACGGCCCGGAGATGAGCGACGGCGACGAGTCCCTCGAGGTGGAGACGATCGACGCGCGCGGAAGCGAGGCGGGAACGGTCCGCGTTCCGACCGACGCGGTCGTGCTCGTCACGTTTTTCGTCACCGGCTGCGGCAACTGTCAGGCGCAGATCCCTGAACTCGCCGCCGCCCGCGATCGGCTCCGCGAGCGACGCGGCGACGCCGTCCGATTCGTCGCGGCCACCTACCAGCGCTCCGAGACGCTGTCGCCGGCCGCGCTCCGCGAGTGGTGGGCGACCCACGGCGGCGACTGGGCCGTCGGCTACGATGCCGGACTGGCCGAGGCCTACGGCGTCGTCGGCTACCCGACCACGATCCTCGTCGATCCGAACGGCGAGAAACGGTGGCATGAGACTGCCGTCCTCGATCACGAAACGATCGTCCGGGACGTCGACGCCGAACTCGAGGCCAGGGATTCCGACGGTGACCGTGGGGAGGAGGATCCGTCCGACGAAACGACCGGCGAGTCGACGGCGTCGCGCATCGACGTTTCGGGGCCGTAA